The following are from one region of the Rhodopirellula sp. P2 genome:
- a CDS encoding ArsB/NhaD family transporter, translated as MMLAASLTEMPTASAPAWVMVLFAVVMMATYVGVAVERFHKTVAALCGAAVLIILSVSLGLFEYPTVYNFLKEDLNIFGVIIGTGILVDVVGKSGLFHFISMWIVRLTGGQANRLFMTLCVVTFLFVSVLTIVPAMLILSSLVLVICRSLGYKPMPLLLSVAVCANSGAIATFASGLPNIMIGTAAGIPYVDFLRVSLPYAVVSLVVAIAGLRWFFRNDLPWKQSEEDKAALKQQIDGFDPWALVEDKGVLLRSTFILLGTVIGFALAQPMGVGMDFVAMVGATAALLFSGKGVEDAIGKVNWTVILFFMGLFIIIGCVKHTGALKWVAQQVVLVSDNRIELLVPLMGGFSAVASSIVDNIPVAATLIPIVQDISGGDTGVPAEPLWWTLVICCNLGGNGTPIGSISCVIAIYALKREAGIHVGWGTFLKLGGGIMVVQVIGAIFYVMWMHHQGYIPDITAVPTLPVH; from the coding sequence ATGATGTTGGCTGCGTCGCTCACTGAGATGCCCACTGCGTCCGCGCCTGCTTGGGTGATGGTGTTGTTCGCTGTTGTGATGATGGCGACCTACGTGGGGGTGGCAGTCGAGCGATTTCATAAAACGGTGGCGGCCCTGTGCGGTGCAGCGGTCTTGATCATCCTGAGCGTTTCGCTGGGTTTGTTTGAATACCCGACGGTTTACAACTTCCTGAAAGAAGACCTCAACATCTTCGGGGTCATCATCGGCACCGGGATTTTGGTGGACGTGGTTGGCAAAAGCGGGCTGTTTCACTTCATCAGCATGTGGATCGTGCGGCTGACGGGTGGCCAAGCGAATCGGCTGTTCATGACGTTGTGCGTGGTCACGTTCTTGTTCGTCAGCGTCCTGACCATCGTTCCGGCGATGTTGATTCTGAGTTCATTGGTTTTGGTGATCTGCCGTTCGCTCGGTTACAAACCGATGCCGTTGTTGTTGTCGGTGGCGGTGTGTGCCAACAGCGGTGCGATCGCGACGTTCGCCAGTGGCTTGCCCAACATCATGATCGGGACCGCGGCGGGGATTCCCTACGTTGACTTCTTGCGTGTCTCGCTGCCCTATGCCGTGGTCAGCTTGGTCGTTGCGATCGCGGGTCTGCGATGGTTCTTCCGGAACGATTTGCCGTGGAAGCAATCCGAGGAGGACAAGGCCGCGCTGAAGCAACAGATCGATGGGTTTGATCCCTGGGCGTTGGTGGAGGACAAAGGCGTCTTGCTGCGAAGCACGTTCATTTTGCTGGGCACCGTGATCGGCTTTGCCTTGGCTCAGCCAATGGGCGTGGGCATGGATTTTGTGGCGATGGTGGGAGCCACCGCCGCCTTGCTGTTCTCTGGCAAAGGCGTGGAGGACGCGATTGGCAAGGTGAACTGGACCGTGATTTTGTTCTTCATGGGACTGTTCATCATCATCGGCTGCGTCAAACACACGGGGGCATTGAAATGGGTGGCGCAGCAAGTCGTGTTGGTCTCCGACAATCGGATTGAGTTGCTGGTGCCATTGATGGGCGGGTTTTCTGCGGTGGCCAGTTCGATCGTCGACAACATCCCGGTCGCGGCGACCCTGATCCCGATCGTCCAAGACATTTCAGGCGGTGACACGGGCGTGCCCGCCGAACCGTTGTGGTGGACGCTGGTGATTTGCTGCAATCTGGGCGGCAACGGAACGCCGATTGGTTCGATTTCCTGCGTGATCGCGATTTACGCTTTGAAGCGTGAGGCCGGCATTCACGTTGGCTGGGGCACGTTTTTGAAGCTGGGAGGTGGCATCATGGTGGTGCAAGTCATCGGCGCGATTTTCTACGTGATGTGGATGCACCATCAGGGTTACATTCCTGATATCACGGCGGTGCCGACATTGCCTGTCCATTGA
- a CDS encoding universal stress protein, whose translation MDQSPDLDRDVDDAMRMFERAKVGSATPLTPIRPARVILVLDGSPQDATSIETAKTLRDEFNTETLVLDARDGVETTDVATEDAIQAARQMSGGRAIARGEGEAFEVILKALRTHDVNLVIVPCPFGRSFERVGTDSVGTVMDVLLSRCPVPILVTRRADQVFQTCRKRVLLMAGSECDVESRAAAWAFGLAAPGAEVSLNLVVEKEHFENVRSILESLRPGEAFDVENLSDALAQAHTQLHAAMNATAREMEMNYALIPQAGELAPPHPLSDSTQQLLVMPLEVDDRFIQGFVNDRLRRSPHPLLIVPGHVIAE comes from the coding sequence ATGGATCAATCACCCGATTTGGATCGTGATGTCGATGATGCGATGCGGATGTTCGAGCGCGCGAAAGTGGGCTCGGCAACGCCACTGACGCCGATTCGTCCGGCACGCGTGATCTTGGTTTTGGATGGATCGCCACAAGACGCAACGTCCATCGAAACCGCGAAAACGCTTCGCGACGAGTTCAATACCGAGACGTTGGTGCTGGACGCTCGCGACGGCGTGGAGACGACCGATGTGGCCACGGAAGACGCGATTCAGGCGGCTCGTCAGATGAGCGGCGGTCGCGCGATCGCTCGTGGAGAAGGCGAAGCGTTCGAAGTCATTTTGAAAGCGTTGCGAACCCACGACGTGAACCTGGTCATCGTTCCCTGTCCATTTGGTCGCTCGTTCGAGCGAGTGGGCACGGACAGTGTCGGGACGGTGATGGACGTGCTGCTGTCGCGGTGCCCGGTTCCGATTTTGGTCACGCGGCGAGCTGATCAGGTCTTTCAAACCTGTCGCAAACGCGTCCTGCTGATGGCGGGCAGCGAATGCGATGTCGAGAGTCGGGCGGCGGCGTGGGCTTTTGGTTTGGCAGCGCCGGGAGCGGAGGTCTCGTTGAACTTGGTCGTCGAGAAGGAGCACTTCGAGAATGTGCGAAGCATCTTGGAGTCCCTGCGTCCTGGCGAAGCATTCGATGTGGAGAACTTGAGCGACGCCCTGGCTCAGGCTCACACACAATTGCATGCCGCGATGAACGCGACCGCTCGCGAAATGGAAATGAACTACGCGTTGATCCCGCAAGCTGGCGAGCTCGCACCGCCGCATCCACTTTCCGATTCGACTCAGCAATTGCTGGTCATGCCACTGGAAGTCGACGACCGGTTCATCCAAGGCTTTGTGAACGATCGACTTCGTCGCAGCCCACATCCGCTGCTGATCGTGCCCGGGCACGTGATCGCGGAGTGA
- a CDS encoding STAS/SEC14 domain-containing protein — MSYEITEIAEGKIIELILSGKLTAEAYEQFVPVVDAQIERWGQVRMMVVLTDFHGWDAAALWADTKFALKHFSDIERLALVGESKWEAGMATFCKPFTKAAVKYFDHANIEDARVWIQEA; from the coding sequence ATGTCATACGAAATCACTGAGATTGCCGAGGGAAAAATCATTGAACTCATCCTCTCTGGCAAACTCACCGCGGAAGCCTACGAACAGTTTGTGCCGGTGGTCGATGCCCAAATCGAACGCTGGGGACAAGTCCGGATGATGGTCGTGCTCACCGATTTTCATGGCTGGGACGCGGCCGCACTCTGGGCCGACACCAAGTTCGCACTGAAACACTTCAGCGACATCGAACGACTGGCCCTCGTCGGCGAATCGAAGTGGGAAGCCGGCATGGCAACCTTCTGCAAACCGTTCACCAAAGCCGCCGTCAAATACTTTGACCACGCGAACATCGAAGATGCCCGGGTTTGGATCCAAGAAGCCTGA
- the tnpC gene encoding IS66 family transposase, which yields MDAKRSTNVQPPNDIESCHRIIASLKSQVEEQAHSVLELKSHNDKLEEKNIDLQLKVDKLLQQLFGRRSERRVDGDGQLFLDLGDEATPEVVSALEEAVREAEQVAQDAEEEKQKRRRKQPAKNDRKFPEHLPRIERIVDLPEARREGLKLIGYDEVETLEWIRPKLRVRVNKYAKYVQPIEKNRVEEGPAIISPERPTGLVAGDRFDASIGVEVIAWKYFYHLPFYRQQDLFAGSGWTPSRSTLANIETSVEFALRPLAEHLRSFLKTDACVGCDDTGVVLITPKVMPDLSNHPRADRVVEVLEKAIASGKPSIQANFWGYYASRLPVVGFDFTVSRHRDGPDDVLADYEGTLIGDCWSGFQKIDVRSDSRIKFAACWAHARRKIDECRSAFPIQVAKLESLIRMLYDIEDQIKTLDDAERLSRRQSLSRHVLGLIDEYLQSETMSSPKVLPKSNLGQAAAYVRRHWAALNRFTEDARVPIDNNDCEQLMKRVATGRKNWLFKGSLSAGERAANLMTIIGTAIRNELDVHAYLDDVLRRALAGETDWSALSPPAWRDSHPESICDYRQDERRQAADRKRVRRARRRRLKK from the coding sequence ATGGATGCGAAGCGATCAACGAACGTTCAACCGCCCAATGACATCGAGTCGTGTCACCGCATAATCGCAAGCCTAAAATCACAAGTCGAAGAGCAAGCCCACTCGGTACTCGAGCTGAAGAGCCACAATGACAAGCTCGAGGAAAAGAACATCGACCTCCAGCTGAAGGTCGACAAGCTGCTTCAGCAACTCTTTGGCAGACGGAGTGAACGCCGCGTCGACGGCGACGGCCAGCTGTTTCTGGACCTCGGCGATGAAGCGACTCCCGAAGTGGTCAGTGCACTGGAAGAAGCCGTCCGGGAAGCGGAGCAGGTCGCCCAAGACGCTGAGGAAGAAAAACAGAAACGACGTCGCAAGCAGCCTGCCAAAAATGACCGTAAGTTCCCCGAGCACTTGCCGCGAATTGAGCGGATCGTTGACCTTCCCGAAGCTCGACGCGAGGGCTTGAAGCTGATCGGCTATGACGAGGTCGAAACGCTCGAGTGGATTCGGCCGAAACTTCGTGTTCGCGTCAACAAGTACGCCAAGTACGTTCAGCCAATTGAAAAGAATCGTGTCGAAGAAGGGCCGGCCATTATCAGCCCCGAGCGCCCTACCGGACTGGTCGCAGGGGATCGCTTCGACGCTTCGATCGGTGTCGAAGTCATCGCTTGGAAGTACTTCTATCACCTGCCGTTCTACCGTCAGCAAGACCTGTTCGCCGGCAGCGGCTGGACGCCCAGTCGTAGCACGCTGGCGAATATTGAAACCTCCGTCGAGTTCGCGCTACGCCCACTGGCCGAACACTTGCGGTCGTTTCTCAAGACAGATGCTTGCGTGGGCTGTGATGACACAGGCGTGGTGCTGATCACGCCCAAAGTGATGCCCGACTTATCGAATCATCCACGCGCAGACCGAGTTGTCGAAGTGCTTGAAAAGGCCATCGCCTCTGGCAAGCCAAGCATCCAAGCGAACTTCTGGGGCTACTACGCATCGCGTCTTCCGGTGGTCGGGTTCGACTTCACGGTCAGTCGTCACCGTGACGGCCCCGATGATGTGCTGGCGGATTACGAAGGAACGCTGATCGGCGACTGCTGGTCAGGCTTTCAAAAGATCGATGTGCGCAGCGACTCGCGAATCAAGTTCGCAGCGTGCTGGGCGCATGCGCGTCGCAAGATTGACGAGTGCCGCAGTGCGTTCCCGATCCAAGTGGCGAAGCTGGAATCACTGATCCGGATGCTTTACGACATCGAGGATCAAATCAAGACTCTCGATGACGCGGAGCGACTGTCGCGAAGGCAAAGCCTCTCGCGTCACGTACTGGGCTTGATCGACGAATACCTGCAAAGCGAAACAATGAGTTCGCCCAAGGTGCTTCCCAAAAGCAATCTTGGCCAAGCGGCAGCGTACGTGCGTCGACACTGGGCGGCACTGAATCGGTTCACCGAAGACGCTCGCGTTCCGATCGACAACAACGACTGCGAACAGTTGATGAAGCGAGTGGCGACAGGCCGCAAGAACTGGTTGTTCAAAGGCTCGCTGTCGGCAGGTGAGCGAGCGGCGAACTTGATGACGATTATCGGGACAGCGATTCGCAATGAATTGGACGTTCACGCCTATCTGGATGATGTGCTACGCCGAGCCCTGGCTGGCGAAACCGACTGGTCAGCGCTGAGCCCACCTGCCTGGAGAGACTCGCACCCGGAATCCATCTGCGACTACCGGCAAGACGAACGTCGACAAGCAGCCGACCGCAAGCGAGTCCGACGCGCCCGCCGCCGACGCCTCAAAAAATAG
- the tnpB gene encoding IS66 family insertion sequence element accessory protein TnpB (TnpB, as the term is used for proteins encoded by IS66 family insertion elements, is considered an accessory protein, since TnpC, encoded by a neighboring gene, is a DDE family transposase.) — protein sequence MIGLPGNKVSGGTPIYLCTDPVDFRKGFDGLTGIVTTSLGKSVTDGSLFLFVNRKRDRIKALWWETGGLTLWYRRLEQGTVELPTSPCDQSHITIDSVELAMWIAGVSLKSAKTRRKRMKVA from the coding sequence ATGATCGGATTGCCCGGCAATAAAGTTTCAGGGGGCACGCCGATCTATCTGTGCACCGATCCAGTCGACTTTCGAAAAGGCTTTGATGGTCTGACCGGAATCGTCACCACGTCGCTGGGCAAGAGCGTCACCGACGGTTCGCTGTTTCTGTTTGTCAATCGAAAGCGAGACCGCATCAAAGCCCTCTGGTGGGAGACTGGTGGATTGACCTTGTGGTACAGACGGCTCGAGCAAGGCACCGTTGAGCTGCCAACGTCTCCATGCGATCAATCGCATATCACGATCGATTCGGTCGAGCTCGCGATGTGGATCGCTGGCGTGTCACTGAAATCGGCCAAGACAAGACGCAAGCGAATGAAAGTTGCTTGA
- the tnpA gene encoding IS66 family insertion sequence element accessory protein TnpA produces MTRVETVKLWTERLQRFEQAQMTVAEFCTAEGVSQPSFYNWKRKLRSARDPKASAVAKFVPVSFQATPDRPTPAANHASATIELPGGVRIRVEVPTDSPPNPLRKDQP; encoded by the coding sequence ATGACTCGAGTCGAAACCGTGAAGCTTTGGACGGAGCGTCTGCAACGATTTGAACAGGCTCAGATGACGGTCGCTGAGTTCTGTACCGCCGAAGGTGTTTCGCAGCCTTCTTTCTACAATTGGAAACGCAAGCTGCGTTCGGCACGGGATCCGAAAGCCTCCGCCGTGGCCAAGTTTGTGCCCGTCTCGTTTCAAGCCACACCGGATCGCCCCACTCCTGCTGCGAATCACGCCAGCGCGACGATTGAACTTCCCGGTGGCGTCCGCATTCGTGTCGAAGTACCGACTGATTCTCCGCCGAATCCATTGCGGAAGGATCAGCCATGA
- a CDS encoding AIPR family protein, protein MPTVRQQIIDDRVSQTASLLHCGESEAFERFSHATFTGISLHSFDESDLVDGSQDKQIDAITIIENDGEAEIFILSMKYTNGFSSNALILMRNGLNWIFNKSRLEIQSIANVPFRDKVLEIRSVLSGYGPSNVSFRCALLTNGLRTEISSEYQQELETIQQEYNNGTFRSFDFASVGADELVDLVNAAEKKDRRIDANIPIRYDANTPSLIKYHSQGLKGLVCTAHARDIAKIVNDDDSGAVFDSNIRRFLGTRGSVNKDIVRTCSNTETSFQFWFLNNGITVICDKFDPTTDPDDPHVKVQNMQIINGCQTATALALASKSGQLKADARVLLRIYETDDTDLVDRIVLSTNNQNKISNRDLKANDSVQVDMEQAFALFGFCYERKANQFRELDVPEGMKIVSNDVVGQCFLGIVLGRPADARRRKYKVWSESYDQIFTGQHVEPHVLSVIIYLAVQSRISAGALNRVENELRRKLAKGGVFHLARVVANRWRKTDTWNQGREILQTQIADLQSTTGMLDTYIDDAIEFIAKLIEDNSAFANDIDGALKSNLLEREITRELCTP, encoded by the coding sequence ATGCCAACTGTCCGCCAGCAAATCATTGATGACCGGGTCTCACAGACTGCTTCGCTCCTCCATTGCGGTGAAAGCGAGGCGTTTGAACGCTTTTCTCACGCGACGTTTACAGGAATAAGTCTTCACTCGTTTGATGAGTCTGATCTTGTTGACGGAAGCCAGGACAAACAGATCGATGCGATAACAATAATTGAGAACGATGGGGAAGCCGAAATCTTTATCTTGTCGATGAAATATACGAACGGTTTTTCATCGAATGCCTTAATTCTTATGCGCAATGGGCTCAATTGGATTTTCAACAAGTCGCGACTGGAGATCCAGTCGATCGCAAACGTGCCCTTTCGCGACAAAGTCCTGGAAATTAGATCCGTTTTGAGCGGTTACGGTCCATCCAACGTTTCGTTCCGATGCGCGTTGTTGACCAACGGGCTCAGGACAGAGATTTCCTCTGAGTATCAACAAGAACTTGAGACAATACAGCAGGAATACAACAATGGCACGTTTCGTTCGTTTGACTTTGCGAGCGTTGGAGCAGATGAGCTCGTCGATCTCGTAAATGCTGCAGAGAAGAAGGATCGCCGGATTGATGCCAACATTCCAATCCGATACGACGCTAATACGCCCTCACTTATCAAGTACCATAGTCAAGGGTTAAAAGGCTTAGTTTGCACGGCGCATGCGCGCGATATCGCGAAAATCGTAAACGACGATGATTCTGGCGCCGTTTTTGACTCCAATATTCGCCGTTTTCTGGGAACTCGTGGCAGTGTGAACAAGGACATCGTGCGCACGTGTTCCAACACTGAAACGAGTTTTCAGTTTTGGTTCCTAAACAATGGCATCACCGTCATCTGTGACAAGTTCGATCCTACAACCGATCCTGATGACCCTCACGTTAAAGTGCAGAACATGCAAATTATCAACGGGTGCCAAACTGCAACGGCTCTTGCCTTGGCGTCAAAGAGCGGACAACTAAAGGCAGACGCCCGTGTGTTACTCAGGATTTACGAAACAGATGATACAGATTTGGTCGACCGAATCGTTTTATCGACCAACAACCAAAACAAGATCAGTAATCGAGATCTGAAGGCGAATGACAGTGTTCAGGTCGACATGGAGCAGGCGTTTGCGCTCTTTGGCTTCTGTTACGAGCGAAAAGCCAATCAGTTTCGCGAATTGGATGTGCCAGAAGGAATGAAGATCGTCTCAAACGACGTTGTTGGACAATGTTTTCTTGGAATAGTGCTAGGAAGACCTGCTGATGCACGGCGGCGAAAGTACAAGGTTTGGTCGGAATCATACGACCAGATTTTTACCGGCCAGCATGTCGAGCCGCATGTGTTGAGCGTCATCATCTATCTTGCTGTGCAGTCGCGTATTTCAGCCGGAGCATTGAATCGCGTCGAGAATGAACTCAGACGCAAGCTGGCGAAGGGTGGTGTGTTTCATCTTGCACGTGTCGTTGCGAACCGTTGGCGGAAGACTGACACATGGAACCAAGGCCGCGAAATTCTTCAGACGCAGATTGCTGATCTACAAAGTACGACTGGGATGCTGGATACTTATATTGATGATGCGATAGAGTTTATTGCTAAGCTAATCGAGGACAATTCTGCGTTTGCCAATGACATTGATGGTGCGTTGAAATCAAATCTTCTCGAACGAGAGATCACTCGAGAGCTTTGTACTCCTTGA
- the fba gene encoding class II fructose-bisphosphate aldolase (catalyzes the reversible aldol condensation of dihydroxyacetonephosphate and glyceraldehyde 3-phosphate in the Calvin cycle, glycolysis, and/or gluconeogenesis), producing the protein MPLVPLRVVLDHAAENDYGVAAFNVNNMEQIQAIMEAADETDSPVIIQASRGARAYTQDIYLRHLMLAAAELYPQLPIVMHQDHGNSPETCLSAIENGFTSVMMDGSLEADGQTPADYDYNVKVTAEVVKMAHARGVSVEGELGCLGSLEDGGGEQEDGHGAVGTLTHDQLLTDPDEAQRFVEETGCDALAVAIGTSHGAYKFTKKPTGEVLAMDRIEAIHAKLPNTHLVMHGSSSVPQELQDIINQYGGEMKQTYGVPVEEIQRGIKSGVRKINVDTDCRMAITGAIRKVLTEDKAAFDPRAYLKPARAAMKAVCVARMTAFGQAGNGAKLRATL; encoded by the coding sequence ATGCCACTCGTCCCCCTTCGCGTTGTCTTGGATCACGCCGCCGAAAACGATTACGGTGTTGCGGCGTTCAACGTCAACAACATGGAGCAGATCCAGGCGATCATGGAAGCTGCTGATGAAACCGATTCGCCGGTCATCATCCAAGCCTCGCGTGGCGCTCGCGCTTACACCCAAGACATCTACCTTCGCCACCTGATGCTCGCCGCAGCGGAACTGTACCCACAGCTTCCCATCGTCATGCACCAAGACCACGGCAACAGCCCCGAGACCTGCTTGTCGGCCATCGAAAATGGCTTCACCAGCGTCATGATGGACGGTTCGCTGGAAGCTGACGGCCAAACCCCTGCCGACTACGACTACAACGTCAAAGTCACCGCGGAAGTCGTGAAGATGGCCCACGCTCGTGGCGTCAGCGTCGAAGGCGAACTCGGTTGCCTGGGATCGCTGGAAGACGGCGGCGGCGAACAAGAAGACGGCCACGGTGCAGTCGGAACACTGACCCACGACCAATTGCTGACCGACCCCGATGAAGCCCAACGCTTCGTCGAAGAAACCGGCTGCGACGCGTTGGCGGTTGCGATTGGAACCAGCCACGGTGCCTACAAGTTCACCAAGAAACCAACCGGTGAAGTCCTGGCCATGGATCGCATCGAAGCCATCCACGCCAAGCTTCCCAACACGCACTTGGTCATGCACGGCAGCAGCAGCGTGCCACAAGAATTGCAAGACATCATCAACCAGTACGGTGGTGAGATGAAGCAAACCTACGGCGTGCCTGTCGAAGAAATTCAGCGTGGCATCAAGAGCGGTGTTCGCAAGATCAACGTCGACACCGACTGCCGCATGGCCATCACCGGTGCGATCCGCAAAGTCTTGACCGAAGACAAAGCCGCCTTCGACCCACGCGCTTACCTGAAACCAGCCCGCGCCGCCATGAAAGCCGTCTGCGTCGCTCGCATGACCGCCTTCGGCCAAGCCGGCAACGGTGCCAAGCTGCGTGCGACTCTCTAA
- a CDS encoding superoxide dismutase, whose protein sequence is MAFTLPELPYAYDALEPHIDARTMEIHHTKHHNAYVTKTNDALAGTDLASKSIEEVISDLSAVPDDKRGAVRNNGGGHANHSLFWTILGPGKGGAPSGDLAAAIDEACGSFDAFKEQFANAAATRFGSGWAWLYVSGGKLKVGSTANQDSPLMGEAVAGIAGTPILGLDVWEHAYYLHYQNRRPDYISAFWSVVDWDAVATRFAAAK, encoded by the coding sequence ATGGCTTTCACGCTGCCCGAATTGCCGTATGCCTACGACGCCCTCGAGCCGCACATTGACGCGCGGACGATGGAAATCCACCACACGAAGCACCACAATGCTTACGTGACCAAGACCAACGACGCGTTGGCTGGGACCGACTTGGCTTCCAAGTCGATCGAAGAAGTCATCTCCGACCTGTCGGCTGTGCCCGATGACAAACGCGGAGCCGTTCGCAACAACGGTGGCGGACACGCCAACCACTCGTTGTTCTGGACCATCCTGGGCCCCGGCAAGGGCGGCGCGCCCTCCGGCGACCTGGCCGCTGCCATCGACGAAGCCTGCGGCTCGTTCGATGCCTTCAAGGAACAATTTGCAAACGCCGCTGCCACTCGCTTTGGTAGCGGCTGGGCTTGGCTGTACGTTTCCGGCGGCAAGCTCAAAGTTGGCAGCACGGCCAACCAAGACAGCCCGTTGATGGGTGAAGCCGTTGCCGGCATCGCTGGCACGCCCATCCTGGGATTGGACGTTTGGGAACACGCTTACTACTTGCACTACCAAAATCGTCGCCCCGACTACATTTCTGCATTTTGGAGCGTGGTCGACTGGGATGCCGTTGCCACCCGCTTTGCGGCTGCCAAGTAA
- a CDS encoding response regulator transcription factor — protein sequence MRAHILVVEDERHLGVGIKYNLEAEDYRVSLVEDGPSALQLIEHSGSSIDLIVLDLMLPGMSGYTVCEQIRESGNMTPVLMLSARTLSEDRARGFDVGANQYMSKPFDLSELISRVKNLLQAAPVGAVTRTAPVSESVDSIAFGRVEADFRTHQVSVDGQPIKMTPKELRLLRYFVENPERVINRSELLTQVWEMSGNLQTRAVDQFIARLRKAIEPSPADPIHLLTVRDAGYRFVLDPETLEPETSTN from the coding sequence ATGCGAGCTCACATATTGGTTGTCGAAGACGAGCGGCACCTCGGTGTCGGCATCAAATACAACCTGGAAGCCGAAGATTACCGTGTTTCACTGGTCGAAGACGGCCCTTCAGCGCTGCAACTGATCGAACATTCCGGCAGCTCGATCGATTTGATCGTGTTGGATTTGATGTTGCCCGGCATGAGTGGGTACACCGTTTGCGAACAAATCCGCGAATCGGGCAACATGACGCCCGTCCTGATGCTGTCGGCTCGCACGTTGTCCGAAGATCGCGCCCGCGGGTTCGACGTCGGTGCGAACCAGTACATGAGCAAACCGTTCGACTTGTCCGAACTGATCAGCCGCGTCAAAAACTTGTTGCAAGCCGCCCCCGTTGGCGCGGTGACTCGGACCGCCCCCGTGTCGGAAAGCGTGGACTCCATTGCATTCGGGCGGGTGGAAGCGGACTTCCGGACCCACCAGGTCTCCGTCGACGGCCAGCCCATCAAAATGACCCCGAAGGAACTCCGTTTGCTTCGGTACTTTGTCGAGAATCCCGAACGCGTGATCAACCGTTCCGAACTGTTGACTCAGGTCTGGGAAATGTCCGGCAACCTGCAGACTCGAGCGGTCGACCAATTCATCGCGAGACTGCGGAAAGCCATTGAACCGTCTCCCGCTGACCCCATTCATTTGTTGACCGTTCGTGACGCGGGTTACCGATTCGTTCTCGACCCCGAAACATTGGAACCGGAAACGTCCACGAATTGA